The following is a genomic window from Paenibacillus sp. FSL R5-0766.
TGTACTTCACCGATTTTGTGCGTACGTCCTGTGTAAAACAGGATCCGCTCAGTTGTCGTGGTTTTACCCGCATCAATATGAGCCATGATCCCGATATTACGTGTATTTTTCAAGGAGAACTCTCTAGCCATGAAATGGGTCTCCCTTCAAAATTGAAGTTTTTTTATTGTGAACTGAATCCTACCAACGGTAGTGAGCAAACGCTTTGTTCGCTTCAGCCATTTTGTGCGTATCTTCACGTTTTTTAACGGAAGCGCCTGTGTTGTTGGAAGCGTCGATGATCTCAGCCGCCAAACGCTCTTCCATTGTTTTCTCACCGCGATTGCGGGAGTAGTTCACGAGCCAACGTAATCCCAGAGCAGTACGTCTCTCTGGTTTCACCTCGATTGGTACTTGGTAGTTGGCACCGCCGACACGGCGAGCTTTAACTTCCAGGACTGGCATGATGTTCTTGATTGCTGCTTCAAATACTTCCATAGGGTCATTACCCGTACGTTCTTGAATCAACTTGAACGCATTATACAGAATGCTTTGAGCAACACCGCGTTTTCCGCCGATCATGATGCGGTTGATTA
Proteins encoded in this region:
- the rpsG gene encoding 30S ribosomal protein S7, coding for MPRKGPVTKRDVLPDPLYNSKLVTRLINRIMIGGKRGVAQSILYNAFKLIQERTGNDPMEVFEAAIKNIMPVLEVKARRVGGANYQVPIEVKPERRTALGLRWLVNYSRNRGEKTMEERLAAEIIDASNNTGASVKKREDTHKMAEANKAFAHYRW